The Raphanus sativus cultivar WK10039 unplaced genomic scaffold, ASM80110v3 Scaffold2665, whole genome shotgun sequence genome segment TAATACATCAAACTACAGCACCTTATTCACCAGAAtctaatggagttgctgaacgaaaaaatcgaactcttaaagagatgatgaatgcaATGTTGCAGGAATCTGGGTCACCCCAGAACATGTGGGGGGAAGCGTTGCTTACCACTAATTATATCTTCAACAAGATTCCACACAAAATAACTGGCAAAACTCCATATGAACTATGGAAAGGTAATTTACCTTCGTATAAATACCTCAAAGTGTGGGGGTGCTTGGCAAAAGTTGCGCTACCGCCACCAAAGAAGGTCACTATTGGACCTAAAACAGTGGATTGCATTTTCATCGGATATGCACATAATAGTACTTCGTAACGGTTTCTGGTACATGAATCTGAAATATCAGACATCCATAAAAATTCAGTCATGGAGTATAGAAATGCATctttttcgaaaatatttttccatacaAGGAAAAACATGGTTCAAAACGAACTCGAGAAGAAAGAGACAACGACAAGGACTCAGAAATTGAGACAAACGTTGAAGTTTCTATAAATGATATctcagaaaatgaagaaaaaaaagaacctcGGAGAAGCAAAAGAGCTCGAAAGGAGAAATCTTTTGGTGATGATTTCCTAATGGCATTTCTAGTAGAAAATGTTCCAAAAACTTTGGCAGAAGCTATGGCTTCACCCGAAGCTCCGTTTTGGAATGAAGCTGTAAAAAGTGAATTCGATTCTATCATGCAAAATTACACATGGTACGTAACGGATTTACCACCTGGCTACAAAGCATTAGGTAATAGATGGATAATGACACGAAAATCTGGTGGAAAATATAAAGCTAGGCTTCTAGTTCAAGGGTTCCGGCAAATGGAAGGCTTTGACTATTTTGATACATATTCTCCAGTAACCAGAATAACATCTATAAGGTCGATGATAGCTATCGCAGCCTTAAGAGACTTAGAAATccatcaaatggatgtaaaaatagcttttctaaatggtgatttagaagaagaaatttaTATGAAACAACCTGAGGGCCATGTCATTCCTGGACACGAAGACAAAGTATGCCGACTTGTAAAGTTACTTTATGGGCTTAAACAAGCTCCTAAACAATGGCACGAAAAATTTGACAACACAATGATgtcaaatggtttcaaaattaatgaatgtgataaatgcatatactacaaaattaccaaaaatgcgtatgttttgttatgtttatatgtagatgatatgctcattattggaagcaataaagacattatcaatcaaacaaaaaacatgctcaaaggaaaatttgagatgaaagatttgggattaGCAGATGTTATTCTCGGGgttaaaatcataagaaattcAAATGGAATTATTTTAACTCAATCTCATTATGCTGAAACAATATTAGAGAGATTTAAAAAACTACTCTAGTAGTACTGCAAAAACTCCGTTAGATCCCAAAATGCACTTGACAAAGAATTCAGGAGAAGCGGTTTCACAAAACGAGTATGCACGTGTGATCGGAAGTCTCATGTACTTAACCAACTGTACTAGACCAGATCTAGCGCATGCAGTAAACGTTCTTAGTCGGTATACAAGTAATCCAGGTCATACACACTGGAAAGCTATAACGAGAGTACTCAATTACTTGCGCTACACCAAAGATTTTGGGCTTCACTATGGGAAAGAACCAGCAGTTTTAGAAGGATACAGTGACGCTAACTGGATATCAGattctaaaaactcaaaatccacaagtGGATGTGTTTTTACACTAGGAGGAGCGGCAATATCTTGGAAATCTACCAAACAAACAGTGCTAGCTAGGTCAACTATGGAATCTGAGTTCATAGCATTAGACAAAGCAGCAGAAGAAGCTGAATGGCTTAGAAATTTTTTGGAAGATGTTCCTATGTGGGAGAAACATGTACCAGCTATAAGAATACATTGCGATAGTCAATCAGCTATAGCTCGGGCTCAGAATAATCTCTACAATGGTAAATCTTGTCACATTAGAAGACGACATAAAACCATTAGACAACTTATCTCAACTGGTGTAATCACAATTGACTACATCAAATCGGCTGACAACCTAGCAGATCCATTCACTAAAGGTTTGCCAAGAGATGTTGTTGCTAAATCATTAAAAGGAATGGGTTTAAAGCCTATAACTAATGAGGATGCTTGACTGCAACCCTACCTATCATGACTGGAGATCCCAAGACGTAGgttcaaagggaaaacaaaatcaagTAGAATCTAACCAAAGCACTTTGAGACAAAGTAGTCCCATCCCAGCTCCTAAAGATGATAAGTGCTAACGAATGAGAGAAGGATAAGCATATGCTTTTAATGATTCCATAGCTTCTAAGCGAAGTATTACTCAATACTTTTCATGGTCAATCACCTAAtgagtgtgaaatggggccgtttctaggagaatgaatgcaaggctatattctctaagttCACTCATGAAAACCTGGAATAGTTCAGGGCcacaatgaacacaatagagaactaAGTTCTACGAGAAAATGAAGCTGTGTTGTGCCTGTTGTCTCGGTTTACATAAAACACCGgttggttcaagacatcatgttcACCTTCTGGTAAAGTAAACCCGACAGATATTAACTATGAGTGGTTCAAGGCTTAAAAATGCCACCTACTCAAACACAGTGAATTTTTCGCAAACACTCTCGATAAGTCAGTCTGTCTAGTCTTTAGTTTAAGTCTAGTCAGTAAAGTTTTAAGTTTTAGAGTCTATCGAGTCTGCATTTAGTCTGCATATGTTTagagtcatttctattcatgtgggggattgttggatcAATAATAGCCATGGGCttttattaataatgtgaataaaAATGGCATTGGGCTTCAGATGCTATAGGCCTAGTAAAATGTCATTTAAATGAGAATTGCCAATGTGGAAGagtcccacatcggaaataaAGAGAGGAATGGAGTTGTTTATATATGGTCCCTTGCTATGAGTGTGTAAACAACTCAGTAGAAGGGATGGCTCTCCACGCGCGCGCAGCCGCCGCCGTCCGGCTCGGCGTGGGTGTGGGCGTGGGCGTGGGCTTGGACTTGGGTCTTGGTGGAGGGCCTCTGGCCCATTAAAACTATTCTTTTTGGACCAAGTTAAGCTCAATGTTTTGCCATTCTATTTCATGAAAAACAGCATGACGTTCGTGAATAAACAACGCGTAGTTCGTTTGAAAACGACACGAAGTCTATCTTTTCGAAATTGATTAGAATGAGTCAACAGAAGAGAAGTCTTGCGGAGAAAGTTGCTCAACTTCCCACTCCCGAGATTTCAGAGATATTTTTGCAAAACATGTGCAACAGTTTCGAAAATCAAATCTCGTTCTCTTCTTTAAATACTCGCCTCCTCTTCATTCATTACTCACTACTTTTACTTTTCGCAAAACCAACAAAGAAACTCCCTTAGCGTAAGTCCATTTCCGAGAGTGTTTCGTAGATTATAGTTCGATAGGGcgttcacgagtgaagcgtgaatcgtcTGCCAtggttgtatcctgggactcgaTATTTCGCCAGTGCCCGTCTCACTACGGAGCGAATatttagagttaaggaaagagatcatATCTCGCCTCCATGTTCATTTCGTTACTTTCCTTAACGtcgttttgtaaatatatatcgtTTGTATCGATTCCGTTTTTCAGCTTCTACATGGATACGTTATTCTGTAGTGTTGTAATTTCTTAACTAGgttctttgtgttttttttgatGTTTCTGCGAATTGCTCCAAACATTTCTTGATCAATCCTTGCACTAGCGGTTTGAAGCtgaagaaaaacaaatgatATTACCAGAAGATATAAATTGATTACATTCTACTCTCTAAACCAAAATATTGATACAATTTTGCAGGTTAGAATAAAGAATGCTTACTGTTGCAAATGGTGTAAGAATGCTTACTGTTGCAAACACAGCAAAAGAAGAACTCAGAAATGATAAAAGGCCCGAGCAGGAAGAACCGAACAGTGCCCAtgtacataaaatattaaaataagcaaGACCTTCACATCAAACACGGTTCAAGAGAAGAAAGGTTAGTCTCACTGATTCATTACAGTTGTTTTACCTGTTGGAAAGGCCTTCAAGAGAAATCCAGTGTATTTTCTGGTTCTCGAGAGGCTGCATGAAACAGAAAATGTGAAATCCAATCAAAGAGCACTAAAGCTGTCATTGAGAGATCAATGCAAACTCAACCGAAGCTGTTCATTtcgtataaatatttatagaacaaataaataaaaatactccaTCCATTATTTTATAGTGtaatatgttttagaaaatatttaatgtttcaaaaatataaaatattttgatattctttattctttattttttggtttttagatagttttaactttattgaaaatTAGTTGACTGATAATATTTTACTGCATTAGTTATGACTAATTAACTtactttaatttattatttagaaaataaatatcttgATTTCTGTACTTTTTACCAAAACATCAGATAATATGAATTAGTGagaatatattctaaaaatcatatatataatgagacattttcttctcttcttaagGTGTCCAcatcagattttaataaatgtttctGGGAtccatctttatatttttgttttaaaataacatgTATTCATATGAATATCACTAAATATCACTTAGTGCATTGGTTTATATATCATTAAAGAAGCTTACAACCTGGGTTTGAATAGAGAATATGTGCGTTTTGCATTTTTTATGATCAAATTTAATGAAAGGCAATTATGATTTTTACAACTCGTCTTCTTTTTTATACTTTTAGACTTTCTGCAATATTGACTCTGACAGCTCATAATTTTTCAAGAGTTATATATCAGTTTCTTCGTTTTTGCTATTTTCATGAAAActtcatgaatttttaaatatactactCGATTATAGGATGAGATGagtgaaaaaataattttttaagaattttggtttttggaCTGAGTCAGTTTAAATCGTCATCGTTGGTGTCCGAATTACATTTTTCCGGTGATTTTACGGCCCTCGGCAGTTAGTTTTCGGACGTGATTATGTAATGAATTAATGATTGTTGggtcattttaaattaacttgcGGCCTATGGTACTCAGTTTCTACATAACCTTTAAAAGGTGAGGCTGATGCGTCAGACATATCCAAAAAGCTTCCTAATCGTCTATTTTTTTGCACTGTCTTTGAATATGGCATAGGGTTCTCCCACTTTGTCGCTTAATTCTCACATCCAATGATAAACCATTACACTCTAAACCGTTCTATTCAGTGTCACATTCATTGAAACTccttaaattgatataatttcatagtcctacTGAAAACTTGATTAGTACAACTTTTctatgttctttgttctactttTTGAAGTTGTTCGCTAAGACCTGTACGCCATGGAGGGATTCACTAATTTCTCatacttcaaatttgaattagaaCACACTGGTAGTTTCAAGGAAGAGGCGAACAAAATTGTTTACACAGCTGATAACTACAAGAaaaaccaatgaaaaagaaacacaacttTTTGGACGGACCGAGAGAGTTTGCATAGATCTGAGAGAGGCTCATGGAGATTcgttttttatttctgttaaaaAATATCGCCTTGACTATTTTTCtgggtatgtatatattattgcaCTATGTTTAATAAAGGGTTTTATTATTGTGTGGGGTTTCTAAATTGGaatagattattattttcttatatttatacaGGTTGCAGATTTACTGGATAACTAATGAAAATGTCAATTAGTCAGCGTATCAGATGTTAAATCTGAGTGGATATATGGTCTATGTCctatatattcttaaaaaaaatgttactaGAAATCGAATTCATGAACACAAATCGAAAATTCTTTTAGACATTCACGACTCCGCGCTTGCGCGGAGCTATATCCCTAGTAGAACAAGAATGATGGAGTTATTACGAATACAGTAGTTTCAGATAGTGACCAAATACTTTAATATTTCAAGATTGGACCACAccatttttcaatcatttagTGAAATTTAGGCCATATAATCAAAACAACAAAGTACAAGTTATAAGATTCTTAGAAGATAACTAGGagtttaaaattgataaaatggAAACAAATTAGCATCACACAATCTCTGATCAATAAACACATAGATTGAGGATATAATCATTTCACTCATGACACTCTAACTAGTTTCAAGAATTTAATTGGTTTTGAATCAATTCAGTTGAAGacataaataatagatttttaagTATATTAAATGAATCTGATGAATGTTTTAATGTATTTATCTAAttctttcattttaaaatttaaaggaatacaaataaatttgatAGAAACCAATtcatctaattttatttttgtttaaaatatacaaaaatgaacaaaaatttattggaaaaaaaataaaaccatgaTCATTTCCATATCACATATATGGACAAAGACATTCTAAAAATGGAACAAAACactactaataaaaataaaaagccaACTATTTTAACATCAATATTATATAATGTTGTAATCCATATTAAAATGATAGCGAacattaaattttcaaatatattgtaTCAATATGACGTAcatatcttataaataaatgatataaacaATACTCTTCAAATCATAACTTGAACTTTAGGAATTGGTTCATTACattttataatacatttttttttcaaataaagttATCATGAAATTCACAAAGAAACGAATAACAcaaatatttactaaaattaaaaaaaccaatgaattaaataacactaaaatttaaagtatatttgaaatatataaaccaataacacaaTAACagaaaattgataaaatattaaattaaataattcaGCGAGAACTTGAATTCTCTTAAATTTAGTTGAACTTCTAAATTGAATTCCCGGTCTTAACCGATGAAAATTGCATCagttaatacatattttaaagaTTAAATGGGCTGAGAAAAGCCTTAATGGGTAGAAAATGAAGCCCATCTTGGGTAGAAAACCTCCTCGTCTCACTCTCTcgctggaaaaaaaaaagaaatcggAGAGAATGGCGGCGAGAAGTGGCAGTCGATGCAATTTCTGGCTTCCAAAGAAGAAAAGATCATGCGCCAACACTCGAATCGAGAGCTCCCTGTAAGTGAAAAGTTTCTCTCAAGTTAAAAGTTTCCtccttttttcttctaatttttcTGAATTAATCAAACAGGTTTTGTGGGAACCATAGCCAGAGATTAGATGGTCAATGGCTTCCATGCCCTATTGATCCTTCTCAGTGAGTTCTCAATCAAATGTCTTTTGATTCTTCTGCTACTGTATCAACCGGTTTTGATTTGGATTCTTTTTAGCTCTGTGTTGCAGGAGAATCTCGAAAGTCATGTAAAGAGATGTCCTTTGTTGAAACAGAACGTTGCATTGTCTGGTCAAGTTTTTTATCAAAAGGGTATTAATGCTGGTGGAAACGAAGAAGAGATTGGTTCTTGTTACTCTGTTTTTACTTCAGAGATGAAGAGGAATCTGGTTTATAGCATGAGTGTTTCTAAGTTTCATCAGCTTGTCAAGAAGATTGAAGCGGTTCATGGAAGTATATGTAATGATATCGAAGATTCGCATTTGTCACCTGAAGCTTGTAGCATATGGTTTAACAAGGAGATAGATAGGTAATAATGGTTGAGAAGTTTGTAGTGAGAGGATAGGTTCCTTATTACTGATGGGTTTTGATTGTTGTTGGGGCAGGAAGTTACCGTTTCAAGAGAAACATGTTTTGCAACAAGGTTCTATTCTTGGTAACTTGGAAAAGATTGGGGCATTGAAGAGGTGTAACACAAATGTTGAATGTTCcgagaaagatgatgatgatgtgcCTCCTGCTGTTGTTGAGTTTGGAGCTGGGAGAGGATACTTAACGCAGATGCTAGCTGATTGCTATGGCGTCAAGAAAGTGTATTTAGTCGAGAGGAAATCTTATAAGCTTAAGGTTTGTTTTAGCTTCCTCCTTTGTGTTCACTCCGTTAACTTATTTTCTCAGACCGCTTTGGGTTTTTACTACTTGTAGGCTGATAGGTCATTGAGGCAAAAGGAGAACTTGGTATTAGAGCGTATGAGAATCGACAGTAATGTTTCTTTAAACCTAGTACATTTTCTTGTTTTACCTGTTCTAAGTTTTGTAACCTTTGTTGTGTGTGTTTCAGTTGAAGATTTGAACATTAATGCGGTCGAATCATTACAAGGTGTTCCTTATGTGGCTGTTGGGAAACATCTCTGTGGTCCTGCAACAGGTTAACACCACTACACGCTTATCtcttatatcatatattttttcagatctcCACTTTAACGTGAGTGATTTTTGCTAATGTGATAATTAGATTTAAGCTTAAGATGTTGTCTATCTAGACAAGATGGTGAAAGCCCTGTTCTAAGAGGTCTCGCTATCGCTACTTGTTGTCATCATCTTTGCCAATGGAAAAGCTACATAAGTAAGCTTACAGTCACTTGCTTCTTATTTGGTCTATCAGATTATATGGTTATGCCgttctttttttgttctcacagataaagaatttttttttttttaatcaaattctCACAGATAAAGAATATATCATTAGCCTGGGGATTTCAAAAGACGACTTCCATGCCTTGACTTGGTTCACTAGCTGGGCTGTAGATGATGATCATGGTTCCAAAGTTCCTGCTGTTGAAGACATTGACATAATTGCTTCAAAGTAAATTTTACTTTGGTTTCTAACATTCATTATAAAGAAGTTACTTCAGAtgagttatattttattttgattggttCTTCTGATGCAGTGCAAAGGAGGAGgaaaaaggagaagaagtggAAGATGATTCTTTGAGCAGCGTTGAGGATGTTGTGAAGAAAATGAAGCCCATGGAGAGAGCTGCTTTAGGGTTTAAGTGCAAGCAGATTATTGATGCAGGGAGGATGAAGTGGGTTAAGAAACATGGGTTAGATTCCAAGCTTGTCAAATATATTCCGGCAAGCATCTCGCCGGAGAATACTTTACTGATCGCCGGAAACCCCAGTCCTTCTCTGGCTTGACATTATATTGTTGATGTTGACACAATACTTAATACTTGGTAGGTGAAGATTATTTGGTTAGAACCGTTAGATACTGTAGTTGAATTGAAGTCATCAATTTTGATTCATAAACTTATCTATTTTGTGAAATTCTTACGATGTTTCAACTTTATGTGTTTGTTGTTATCTAAACCGAATCTTAGAAGAATACAATGGGTTCATATTTGCCATTGGgaacaaaaatatcaaacaataGTGAAacgtatgaaaaaaaaaaaaatctttcaagTAGATTAATTATCTGCTGCAAAGTTACATGGGGTTTGATATGGGTTTTCAGGTTTAACATTTTAGGTTTCAATcatgttttaaatattgttcAGTCGAGTTTGGGTGATAATATTCTGAATTGGATcgattttgtttaagatttattcttaattcaaatttatttcaaattcgATTTGGAACCAaaacattcataaaattcaaaataaataatctaatatttcatttttaaacttggaatattgttatatattaagttaaattCTTCTTAAGAAATTGATAGGTAACATATACACTTGAAGTATATATGACTAAACACTAAAATTAGAAACTTAAGTCagttatttagattttaattatttatataggGGTTAAGGGTATTAATTTGGATTTTCAAGTAtctatttagttattatttttagttagaaCATTATTTTGTGCAACCTTTTAATTAGAACATTGCTCATCAAATCCACTCATCTACAAGCTTTACCCTAGCTCCAGTGGATATGTTCTCGAGAATACATTTTTCTGGTGCAAACGTCCATAGCTCAAAATTACTCTTTAGGTTAGTAAAAGTAAAACTTATGCAACGAGTTAACTCCAAATGATTTCTGCGTAATTTGTATCAAGCATCAACCTTGTTACTAGAAAATAAAACGATTTGTAGTGTAAATACTTACCAATCAGAATCTATAAAGTTATCCAGCCGCCGTATGAGACCAATCAATCCATTATCTGTCAGGTACACAAAGCTAGTTTTCTCACCCTCTCTAACATACCCAAATGTCTTCTGTTTCGATTTTCCACGTATTTTAATTTTAAGGATAAAGATCCTTAACGAGACTGCAACGTCATTACACACGTACGCTCGTAACGGATCAATTTGTTCCGTTCACACACAGTCAGACACTTCCGCCATGTCATCAACCCTCTCTATAAATACTCCATTTGCTTACCTGTTACCACTACAGATTCATCAAAACAACACAGCAATGGACACTCCAAGTGGCACCATCATCTTCACCACCGTTGGTCGCACTCACTACGGCTTCGACGTTTTCTCTCTCCACATAGCCTCCTCCGTCGAACGCCGTTTAACAGACGG includes the following:
- the LOC130494776 gene encoding uncharacterized protein LOC130494776 — protein: MAARSGSRCNFWLPKKKRSCANTRIESSLFCGNHSQRLDGQWLPCPIDPSHSVLQENLESHVKRCPLLKQNVALSGQVFYQKGINAGGNEEEIGSCYSVFTSEMKRNLVYSMSVSKFHQLVKKIEAVHGSICNDIEDSHLSPEACSIWFNKEIDRKLPFQEKHVLQQGSILGNLEKIGALKRCNTNVECSEKDDDDVPPAVVEFGAGRGYLTQMLADCYGVKKVYLVERKSYKLKADRSLRQKENLVLERMRIDIEDLNINAVESLQGVPYVAVGKHLCGPATDLSLRCCLSRQDGESPVLRGLAIATCCHHLCQWKSYINKEYIISLGISKDDFHALTWFTSWAVDDDHGSKVPAVEDIDIIASNAKEEEKGEEVEDDSLSSVEDVVKKMKPMERAALGFKCKQIIDAGRMKWVKKHGLDSKLVKYIPASISPENTLLIAGNPSPSLA